The genome window GAACACCATCAGTCATTGGTAGACCAATGTGCTAGTCAAGAAATACCTTTATTAGACGAACAAACAAACTTAAAAGAAGAAAGAATAAATGAAGTAAATACTGATGAAGCTATAGAAACTAAGACTAGACTAGATGATCCACAAGAATCTGCAGATGTTACAGTAACAGTGGATGTGCCAGTTGCAGGGACATCATGTTCTACAGGAACAGCAGGAACTCTGATAAATCTAAGTCTTAAGGGAAAACCACCGGATGTTTCTACAGAAGCTTTTTTAGCAAACTTATCCGTTCAGTCACAGAGTAAGGAACCTGATGATTGTACAGAAAACGATCCAAAGTGGCAGCTGTGTGACAAAGAGAATGTTTTGCAAGAAAGCAAAAGGACCACAAATTCTAGTTTTTCTTCATCAAATGCTGGCAAAGGAAGTGATAATAATGTTAACATAGGTTCTGCTGAAGGTGTGACCACTAATACTTCCAAATCTCCTCAGTTCATTAATCTTAAAAGGGACCCAAGACAAGCAGCTGGCCGAAGCCAACAGATGAATTCTTCAGAAAATAAGGAGGGCGACACTAACAGAAGTGAAGAAAGACAAAATATACAATCTGACCTCTCTGGAAGTGAGCAAATGGAAATAGAAAATAAACAGTCTGAAGAAAAAGGCTTAAACGTGAATCAAAGTGATAGTCAAGCATGTGAGGTGCAAAGTACCTCAGCTCCAACTAAAGCAGATAATATATGTGCTTCACAAATGGAAGATACAAAACACTTACAGGGGGATGCACCAATGAAAAATATTGAAACAGTGCACTCATTTAGAAGAGGACCAGCAACAACCTCGTctcattttgaaaaagaaaattcttcAAATTCTGAATTCACTTCCAAAGTCCCCAGCCCAGTTATGAGTGGAAACTTCTCACCAGTTAGACCTCAACAGCACAATTTTCAACATATTAAATCtaatctacctggatttcagtTTCAAACACTTTCACCTCCTAACTTTCCCCCACAGAATAGCCCGATGTTTGGATTTCCTCCTAATCTACCACCTCCACTTCTTCCTCCTCCAGGTTTTGGTTTCACTCAAAATCCTATGATGCCATGGCCTCCTGTTCATTCGTCAGGTCAGCCACCACATTATGTTGGACCCATTGTGCCAGGGCCATCACTGACTCATAAACAATCAAGATTTCCTGGACCAGAAAACTTTTATCAGAGTAAAGACAGTAAGAGACCAGAAAGACGACATAGTGATCCTTGGGGCAGACAAGAACAACATTTAGAGAGAGGGTTCAGTAGGGGAAAAGGCGATCAGCATAGACAGAGGTTTTATAGTGAATCCCAGCACCAAAAGAAAGACAGACATGAAAAAGAGTGGAACAGTGAAAAATACTGGGAACAGGATTCTGAAAGGAATAGAAGGAAAGACAGAAaccaggagaaagagagagagaaaaaaaacagagATGAAGGGCATAGAGACAAAGAGAGGTTACGACCTCCATATAGTGATAGGGGATCTGATGGAAAATCCTCTAGAGAGAGtagaaatacagaaaaaaagataGATAAACTTAAAAGTGAAGAACATTCTCATgacaaggagaaagagagagagaaaagtaggGAAAGACATAGAGAGCGAGAAAGTGAAAAGAACAAAGACAGACATCACAAAGACAGGGACCACAATGACAGAGCTAAAAGCAAAAGGTAAAAAAGAGCAGGCAGTCTTTCAAAATCTTATTTAAATATCTGTTAGTTGTGTCCTAAAATTTTGTATAAAAATGCCTGCTAGGATTGTGCCATCTTTTTTTATTCAGTGTTGGTGTTTTGCAAAAACAAGTCTGTGTTTTGGTACAAAGTTGTGTACCAATACTCATCTTCTTTTACATTATACCAACTATCCCTAGAAATAGGAgttcaatatttttcaaaattttacaTTGCTGTATATTCAAAATTTTAAAGATTTCTTTTATTAATATGCAATAAAGGCTTAGACATTTCTTAGTTAATGAAGTTGGCTTTAGTCACGTATGCGTTATAGTTGCTGCCTTTGGTAATTTGTGCTCTCTTCTGTTTTAAGATGCTCCAGTAAAAGAAGAATTTCACATAACCTTGTTTTTAAATTGCACTGTTTTTGAGGACTATAGCAGAGTCTTAATATCACTCATACATTACAACATAAAATACAACATGTGTTGAGTGgtgtgaaatttttttttaaatgattcattaATATAGTAAAATAATTTAGCAGTATTTCCAGTAGTTATCAGGTATTTCCCAAGCATCTGAAGCAGTTTGTGATCAGAAATTAGAAGGCTGAGCTGTCCAAATGTTATTGCTTTAAACTGCACTTgttttaataagaaaaaaattTAAACTATATTCTCTAAAATATGATTTGTTACCAGTCAGTTAATTTTCCCATAATTTTTCACGCTTCATAACTTGAATATCTAAGCTTGTACATTATCTTGTGTTTTGCTATCCTTTTTActgtaaaatgtaaatattttaagggatattttgattttaaaaatgataaaactTTCTCACATACTTTGTGTGTTTGATTTCATAGGTGTGAAGTAGTAGGCTAAATCAGTATAACAAACAAGATGTAGAATGACTCCTGTAGCTTTGCTTTACACTTCATGGCTAGTGATTATTTTTGACCATGTCAGGGCTTTTAATAAACAGAGCAGTTCAGATTTTATGGTGACTGGCATCCACTGAtactttttgaaaaaacaaaatatttctgtcttacacttttttaaaaatacagtattttgCTCATTTTGTTGaatttgcttttgaaaaaaatattctacCATTGGATTATTCTGCCCATCATGCTGTTTTTCACTATTGGGTCTAATTGTTTTTACTTAAGAATATTGTGTATAAAGACATTTGAATACATTGCCTTATCTATGAACACAGATTTTTGCACTTTGGTGTAGACTAAACCTCTTCTTTCTAATAATAGATATGTGATTAAAAGACAataattaacttttaaaattggtaatgtgtttaaaaatagcTTTCTATTTGCAGACATTGCACATAGCTCTACAGCCAAATTAAATAAGGTTAAATTTAAATATATTCTACCAAATAAAGGTGGTGTTAGCTTTTATTGTATAATTATTCCTAAGCCAGTAGCTCTGAAGATTTATTTCTCAATTAAATTAGGAACTAGAAGCCATATTTAAACCCTTAATTTAAAAATTCGACATGGCCTATTGTCTACAGGATGTGAaccattcttttaaaaattagtttcATTATTCAAGTGATAGTTGTGCTATTAATTCCATGGTTGTTAATAAATCATCAGTGTTGTAGTGTTGCTTAGCATTTCAACAAATTGGGTTGTTTCGGCCAAGAAATCTAAGTTTAAATATCCtttttctcggggggggggggggggtctatatGCATAAAAACATTCCTTTATATTCATTTTTCAAGTAGATAATGTTTTGTGTTTGTTAGATTTATATTCTTACTTAAAGTGGTAACCTTATTTATGTGATTaagttttaaataatttcattATCTGTATTAGATGTCTGTTATATAGGCTTTCTTTTAATCTGCCTTAGTCTCCTTCGCAGTCTGCTGGTGCTAACATGTCACCTCATCTTCTTTGTATCATAAATTCGGTACAAGTCAAAATGAAGTCCACCCCTTAAAAATTAGCATGTCTGTCTATATCAGAATGGTTGTTTGAAAAGGTAATTTGTGGACATGATAGCCTGTCCCATACTGAGGCCAATACTAGGAGCAATATCAAAtgaaggtacacaactccagctatatgaATAGtgcagctggagtcaatgtatctttaGATCGACTCACTGCGGCATATCCACTGTGCAGGAGTTGACGGGGGAAGCTTTCCCTTCAACTCACCTTACTTTTCTTGATCTGGTTGAGTACTGGAGTCAACATCAGagtgatcagcagttgattttaAGGCGTCTTTACTAGATCTGCCAAATTCACCCCTAGGGGATTGATCCTCACATGGTAAATCTAGACAAGGCTTGAATCACTATCAAAAACATGCTGAGTGGATATAGGACAACATGGTGTCCAATGTCTGGCTCTCAATTGTGGCCTGCAAAGATACTGGTGTTATAAAAATTATTAATTGATGATGACGAGGAAATCTGTTTCCAGAGTCCTGCCCTTCTTTTATTAAACTCAACTGAATAAATTTCATCACAGAGCAGTAGTATAAAGCTGTGGCCCGCCGAGTTGGCCTCCCATATCTTCCCTTCCCCATAGCAATGGGAGCAGCTCTGGTAAGAACTAGAGATGTCAACAAGTAGTTGAGTAGACaatcaataagcctgggcttattggttatcTAGtagactactcacatttccttcccccccttgctgcctctgtatcagcaagtGTGAgcccactgtatcagaggcagcaaggaagggggaagcaggagctgccttattgttctccccccccccccccccccgctgctgctgcctctatcagataaaggTATCAgcatgggggtgagggggggaagaGATGGTATAGcagagctggtactggggggagcCAATGTTTATGCTTCTGCTCTTCCCCTTGCTGATAGGGGCATCAGTGCAGggaacaggggaggctgctgcaaagcagcctctgcccacggggAGGCCCAGGCGCACAATAGACAAAGGGTACTCTGCATCCTGCTGCCGGGGTCCAGCCTCTGTCTACAGCGGGCCCACACTCGCTGTGGACAGAAACTTCTCTGTAGGATGCAGAGCAGCATCTGTCCATGGGAAGATTGGActcctgcaaacaggggctgctgctgaacCAGTCTCAgtctgcagcaagcctgggccaacattaacagaggctgctttgtggcagccccgccttctcccctgcagcagccttgGTCTGTGGGAGGAGTTTGAACACCCCCCTCTCACCCCCGAACAGGGGGTGGCAGGTAGCTGGTCtacaaagggagctggtttttaaactggctcccctcatggactgacTCCcacttgatacagaggcagcaatggatggcaggaggctctccaggagtgggcaGATTGCTCTAGCTACCACACTGCAccaccccagggactatagaatagttgactaaccattaagaattcatgcagttactttAGTATTCTGTTACTTGATAGCTAACATTCCTAGCTAAAAGTGGTGTGAGCAGTAGCTGTCTCTTCCATACTGCAGCTGCTAAACTATTTCCTTGTTGTATCACATctcaggggaaggagagaggggaaagtaGCTGGTTACTCCATTATTTGGCTTACCTGTTCATTTGTGGGAGACCTGGGGAAAAGAGAGCAAGATACATAAATACAAAGGATGGCTCTCCTCCCTCCAAGAGGTAgcctgggaaagggggaaaagagaaGCTGACCACCTCCCTAAGATACTTGTTGCACCTCCCTGTTTCTTAGTACTAATTACTGTTGTAAGCTTCTTTAACTTGCTAATCAGCAACAGTCTACCGGGATAGGGACAGCTGCAAAGCAATATTCTTCAGGTACTCCTTTCACTACTTCTGTATGTCtacaggggagagggaggcataGGAATCTCTGTGTTCATTGCGGACTACTTCACACTGGAACAATCCCCAACAGAATACTTATGAGTAGTTCCTTTCTCCGCATTGCCTAAACAGAGTAAAGAAGGGGGAACATGCCAATGTCTGTCCCAAAGTATTTACTATTGTCCCTTAACATTTAAGAAATATTTTGATAAATAGGTGAGACATTGCTGCATTATATGTATCCTGAACTGGGCCTGGAGATGGTTATTGGGTTCTTCAACTAGATCTACATTATTTTATTGTCTCCATAGCAGGCATCTGGCATGAAAATTATACGATTCTTGCTCATTAGCTGGTTTTATCCATGTAATTTCTCTTCAGTTCAGTTGATGTAAATCCATGTAATTTCTCTTCAGTTCAGTTGagtacattgtgtgtgtgtgtgtgtgtgtgtatatatatatatatatatatatatatatacacacatacatacaggcagttcccgggttacgtacaagatagggactgtaggtttgttcttaagttgaatctgtatgtaagtcggaactggcgtcagccgctgctgaaactgatcagtttcaaccgcggctgaatctggatgccagttctgacttacatacagattcaacttaaggaacccaggtgtccccaagtcagctgctgctgaaactgatcagcggctgatttcaggaagcctggggcagagcaactctgcctggggcttcctgtagtcagccgctggtcagtttcagcagcggctaacttggggacgcctggggcagagcagctggggtgctgctgggttgctccagtagcgcggctcctcggctctactggagcaacccagcagcaccccagctgctctgccccaggtgtcctgattcagccgctgctgaaactgaccagcagctgctgaatcaagatgcctggggcagagcagctggggtgctgccgggttggttcggagcggcgctgtgggaccaacccggcagcccccagctgctctaccccaggggtaggcaagaaaagcctggtctgctggggggggggggggggcatctaaTTTGAAATGGACagattttccaaaagaactcatTAGCACTTCCCATTGAGAAGAAAAGGATAGCaacaagggcttgtctacatagtGAGTAAAAAGCTCAGAGTAGCTGTTTGTATGGACACACAAAGTATAGTTGAGTGCTCTTTGGAAGTAGATTAACCCATACCTTAAAAGGGCATATTCATAAGGTATGTTGAAACTGGAGCTTGAAGAAGTAATTTCCAGCTCAGTCAGACATAACCACAGCTTTTCTGGAGCTAACATGCTCAAAAGAGAAGGGTAGCTATGGTGACAAGTGGCAGGTTAGGCTAATACAGGCTTGGGCAAAATAGAGCCAGCAGTctggagccagctccccataCCACCAGATCAGGCCTGTGAAcgcagtggggagcctcaggcagattccctgctcccCATGCtgttcagaaaagcagctgccaggctgTTTGTGTCCCACagctgtgggagaggagggggagaggcttcatgcactgttccttccccagcacaatcccattggccagtttctggacaatgggagctgtctgtttgaagaacaggcagtgtGCAAAGAATtacttcctcctcccctcaggctcttattcagaGATGCACATGGGGGCACGTTCAGAcacagggatggggcaggcaaggagcctgcctgagaaatgtgctggcttgcgggctgggagtcacccaggaAAGTCTCTGGGttagagcttgcctctggcaccaccgcctctgcctccctccctccctgcaacccgctgccaccccacataagccaaaccctctgcctcctcctgaacccatatcccctcccagattctgcaccccaattgcctaccccaagtcacaacccaaactcctgcaccccaattccctcccctggTCACAATtgcccccttccagatcccacaTGCCCTTGTGCGCCCCCAagcccttaccccaagcttccttctgcactcaacctccatcccagactctgcacttcctccattaatatcatagaatagtgaggcccttgaccatattccaaaatcttggagtagccctccatcaaaaattattgcccaccattAGGCTAATACATGGACTCCAAGCATGATGCCAACCAAGATGGTAACGTGCTCAAGTGGCTAGCTTCTCATATTACTTGTGCTGTCACAGTTACACATCTGTTTTGGCACACTTGCTGGATGGAAACAAGCCTAACCATGTATAATCAAGGGAGAAATTATTTCTTCCAGCTCCAGTGTGGACATACTTATGAGTGTGCATTTTTATTTAATCCACTTCCAAAGGCATTCTAACACAGATTAAGGGTGTCCACTCCTAGAGCTATTCTGAGCTTTCCCTGCATTATATACCTTTAAGGCTTTGTCAACATAATGCAGAAAAGCTCGCCAAAGATGATTTGTAAAGGGCATTAACATGCCACTCTTGATTGCCCCTTGTGGTTCATTCTAGTACCTCATTTATATCAATGTATTCCCGTTTGAAGCAGGGCTGTTTTAACACAAACTCGGAATATAAGGGTTCAAGAAGTAGAAGAGGTATATTTTAGAAAATGTCAGAAGGGTAGTTAGTGTGACATGTTAGAGCTCCTACAGATCACAACCCTCTAATATGCTTTGCCGGTGTCTTGTAGAAAAGGCTTCCAGCTGAAAACTGCACCTCTAGCTTTGACGACACATTCGTGCAAAATAGTGTCTCTACAAGTGGAATCAGCGCAGAAGAGCTATTGCACTTTAAATTCATGCTGTAGTTATTTAACACTAACTTCTGTGTGAATTTCCTATATAGATCAGTGCTTAAATGAGTAATTTGGATGATGAGCTTTTTAAAATTTGGCTGctgtcttttaaaaagaaaatgtgctTTTTATGTAAGTCTACTTAGGAAATGTTGAAAAAAATCTCTAGTGCCTTTTTTTAAGCAGTGGTGCTTTTTGCATGTTAACTTTCATCTTAAAGACATAACCTATATCATCATAGTAAAAGAGAAATTAAAGTACATTTCCAAGTTCTTTAATTTTCAAAATTTAAAGTGGTAGGTGTAAAAGagtaaatatttttgttctcATAAGGTTCAAATGTTTTTAACGCTAGATTTGCATTCTTGTAAACTATCAGTTTGAGTACAAAACAATTTCAGGCAGAATctataaaaatcagttttctgttTTCAAACTATCTAGAAATGAGATTAGTAGCCCATTAGTAAATTTGACCATTTTTTATTTTCCAGCCATATAAAAAGATAGTTTATAGTAGCAAGCAATTAACATGCGTGCATAATACCATTAAGCTTGTTACTTAAAAGGAGTCTCTATCTAATACTACTAGCCAGTTGAGACTGGAACATAAACCTGCACATCTGTatgtgaggatttttttaaacttatttttttttcaattaatccCTGTCTCCATCATAAACATTGTAGCCTTCTGCTTTACTTAATGGAATCTTTTTAGAATCTTGAAAGAGTACCACATCTTTAATTTTACCGACCAGAGGATGACTAAAAAGCCCTAAAGTGACTATGCTTATTTTTCTGTCAAGTTCAAACCCACCAAAATAGCAAATGCCTCCATAGTTTAGAGCAATGTATTTTCTTTGTGGGTCAATATCATCAAAGAGAATCAGATACTCATCAAGGAACACTTTAACAGAAGTCTGGTTTTGAGCTATGGTAATAAAATGCCATTTCTTGCAGCAAAGGGAACGTTTACTATAAATTAAAGGGACAGAGATTCTTTCTCCAAGATTAACCACAACTTTCAAGGTCCCATTAGTAAGACCAATTGCAAGGAAATCATTGTCTTCATCTTCAGCTTTTCCCATCCATAAAATTAAGCCTTCACTCTGACTGGTAGTAAAATTTAAAGATACACTTGTAAGTTTGAGGTCTCTCTCTTCATAATGAGGATCCATGTATTTTATGTATGAATTACCTGCAAATCTTGCAGTTGAGAATGAGGTTTCATTGTCACAGTATGAGCCTGACCATCCTAGTGTACATGCACAACTGTATGAAAATATAATGGGATCAGGAATACAAAGAGCCTGGTGCAGACACCTATTGTTTGAACAGTAAACAGACTGTTCACATGTGTTCCCTGTCCAGGATTGTGGACAAGAGCAAGAAAAGCTTGAGTTTTGAATTTGACATTTACCATTATTTTTGCACACTGTATATCCACAAACAGTTCCATCACAATCACCTACATTGGCACCATCAGTAGGATCTCTGTCAGTGAGTTTTAGTTCCCTGTTGTTTATGATAATTTCACGTATGCACCCGCTGAAACCAGTGGGTTCATTCTCTGTTGCCATTGAATTGACAAGATTTAAGGATGACACTCCTCCAACATAGAAATCTGTCTTTATGTCTAGGGCAGTCATTCCAGCACTGGCTTTCTGGGTAATGATGACACCATCCAGATCCAGGTAACCTTCATTACCTACTCTTCCTGCTTTAAGGAAATGCCATGTACTTCCATTTGTATGTATGTTTTGAAGAGACTGTAAGATGACCGTCTTGTCGCCAAGGCTGTAGCGTAGCTGCACATATCCATTTACTAAGGATATACATAGAAAATCACCTGTGGAAATAAATTACTTGatgttaaatacattttaatttgagGTAGTTTATATCTATCTATTTAGATAGATGTTAACTCATATTGTTAAGGTTACCTGACACTTTGTTTTAATACCCTCTTTTAGTTGCTTGTAATTTTGCCAGACTTAAACCATTCAAGCTATCATTTTCCATGTTGGGTGTGTACCTcactttttttaaagctatttcaCCTATTTCTGAGAATGAGATTAGCAAAAAtgtgggttttgtgtgtgttaaaGCCTTACAACTGGTAGAGAAGCTCTGTTGTTGCCACACTTTGGAAAGGGGACTTTAAATTTGGCAGGATGGAAGGGGGGATTGAAACAAGAAACACCCTCATATCTACAACATGCATCGTACAGTCCCTGTGAAAAATTGTCCAGATTTGGCCAGGATAAAATAAGTCTCAGaaaaatttcaatttaaaaatgttcagtAGAGGCTTGCTAGAAATTATCTTCTAAATTTCCTGAAAATTGTCTGACTGAACATGCATTATGCCTTTTTGTCTGTAACCAGTTTGTGCATGTTCCATCCCCAGAGCACCTGAGTGTGCCTCGTCCAAGGGCTTCAGGTGCTAATCGAGACTTTCCTTACATTTGCATCTCCCTGGGACGACTTCGGCCTTAGGTAGAGGGATTAAGTAGAGACACCTTCTCGCCTTTGCTTTCTGTGTTTCTGCTACATCCTGGCAGTGTGGAGTGGAAAGAACAGCCTGATTTGAAATTATAAGGGGGAAGAActgggtgtgtatgtggggggaacaagggagcaggagatgggggaagagtaaaaggaagggggagaaatgGGCAGGAATTGAGTTGCGGGACAAGAGAAGAAATTACAGCACTGTTTATTCAGTTTGGGTTGAGGCACAGTTCCTGCAGAAAAAATGTAGTTGTAAAATTAAGGACTATCATGTATGTGCACAATGGGAATAAATCA of Pelodiscus sinensis isolate JC-2024 chromosome 3, ASM4963464v1, whole genome shotgun sequence contains these proteins:
- the EYS gene encoding protein eyes shut homolog encodes the protein MESGSTVYCDCPTEWKGAFCTETVSACDPEHNPSHLCRKGATCVPLPDGYACHCPLGTTGTFCEQALSISDASFRSNESSWMSFASFHIRHKTHIQLQFQPILADGILFYTAQHLSPRSGDFLCISLVNGYVQLRYSLGDKTVILQSLQNIHTNGSTWHFLKAGRVGNEGYLDLDGVIITQKASAGMTALDIKTDFYVGGVSSLNLVNSMATENEPTGFSGCIREIIINNRELKLTDRDPTDGANVGDCDGTVCGYTVCKNNGKCQIQNSSFSCSCPQSWTGNTCEQSVYCSNNRCLHQALCIPDPIIFSYSCACTLGWSGSYCDNETSFSTARFAGNSYIKYMDPHYEERDLKLTSVSLNFTTSQSEGLILWMGKAEDEDNDFLAIGLTNGTLKVVVNLGERISVPLIYSKRSLCCKKWHFITIAQNQTSVKVFLDEYLILFDDIDPQRKYIALNYGGICYFGGFELDRKISIVTLGLFSHPLVGKIKDVVLFQDSKKIPLSKAEGYNVYDGDRD